The sequence AAGGGCATCGGGTCGTTGACGAATCTGATATCCTTTGGATAATCGCTCATTTTGTCTTCTATAAACTCCCTAATCTCCCCTCTCATGTAGTGCACCGAAAGGATAACTTCGTCGATCTCCTTTATTTTCTCAAGGTTTTCAAGTATGTACTGGAGATTCGGTTTGCCAAGAACTGGGATCATGGGCTTTGGTCTCGTTGAAGAGAGTGGCCTTAACCTTGTTCCAAAACCACCTGCAAGAATGACAGCTTTCATAGTATCACCAATAATACATTGGACTCCCACCTTAAATATTTTACGTGCATTAAATATTCCTCTGATGAACAGTTTTTCAAGCTATGTACCCTTTTTATCTTTCTTCTTAAGCTCATACAAACTACCTTTAAAAACAACACAGCTCCCAGGACAGATTTTCTTTAAGGGACAGCTCTGACATGAAGAGCTCATCTCAATTTTTTCCACATAACCCAAGCTCTCAAGGATTTTTATGATACCTTCTACTTCTTCCACGGGAAGATTTAGCCTATCAGCTATCTCTTTGGGTGTTCTTACTCCCCCCTCTATTAGCTCCAGTACATCGTCCAGTTTTCCCATCCTCCTCACCCATCAGAACCCAAGCAAGAGGCCAATGTTGTAAACTAATATACCAACCACACTCGCAAGCAGAAGGTTATAAACGGAAGCCACCAAAGCCCACTTAGTACCTCCTTCAGCACGTATTGCCCCTATGGTGGCTATACAGGGGATATAAAGGGTGGTTACCAAAGCCAAGACAAATGCCTGTAAACCAGTCATTGCACTTTGCATCAGTGAGATGAGAGCTTCCTCGCTCTCCCCTACCCCATAGATTATCCCATATGTTGCAATAACGTTCTCTTTGGCTATTATTCCAAAGATCAAACTTACAGCAGCCTTCCAGTCGAGGCCCATAAGCATTGTAAACGGTTCGAATATTTTTCCAAGTTTTTCCGCGTAGCTCATGCCGCTACCTATAGGTTCGGGATAAGTGCTTAGGTACCATATTGCCACAGAGCCGAGGAGAATTACCGTGCCGGCTTTTCTCAGGAATTCTTTGCTTCTTTCCCATGAATGCACTATAGCGACTTTCCACGATGGGAGAGAGTACTCCGGAAGTTCTATTACGAATGGGCTCTCTTCCCCTTTTATAACAAACTTTCCAAGTATTAGAGCCGAAAGGAGGGCAAGGAATAGGGAGATTGTATATATGCTAACCGCCACGAGGGCCTTATGATCGCTAAAGAACGCCCCCGCTAAGAACGTTATGACCACCATTCTCGCACTGCATGGCACGAGCGGATTTATCAGCATGGTCAGTATTCTGTCTCTCTCGTCTTCTAAAGTACGTGTGGCCATTATAGCTGGAACATTGCATCCAAACGCCAACACCATCGGAATAAAGCTTTTTCCAGGAAGGCCGAACTTTCTCATTATTCTCTCCATAACAACAGCTGCTCTCGCCATATATCCACTGTCTTCGAGAATTGACATTGCAATGAAGAGCAAAAAGACCAGAGGGAAAAAGCTTAACACAGAGCCAACACCACCTATGATTCCATCGACAATGAGGCCCCTTAAGGTTTCGTTTCCTATAAATCCCGCCACAAATTCACCGAAGGATGCAAAAGCACTGTCCAGAAACTCCTGCATAGGGGTTCCTATGGTAAACACGAACTTGAAAAGAACGTAGAACACTCCCATGAGTCCCAAGATACCATAAACCGGATGAGTAAGAACCCTATCAATCTGATCACTGAGAGTTTCTTTGAATTCCCCGGAGTGAATGACAAATTGATGCATAAGCTTATCTATAAACTCGTACTTTTGGTTTGCTATCACGATATCAAGGGAACGCTTATAGTAAACTTCCAGCTCGCTTATATGCTTAAGTATTTCGTCCATTTTCCCTGGGCCGAGATGTTTCAAGACAAGCTTTATTACTTCCTGATCCCTTGTAAGAAGCTTTATAGCCAACCATCTGATGTTGTACATCTCTTCTAAGGGAGTTCCCCTCAAAAGGCTGGAAATGTGCTCTATCTCCCTCTCTATAGGTTCATCATATACCGGAATTACAGGATTGGTTGCTATCTTTCCTTCTGCCATGTTGGCTATAATCCTCTTAAGCTCCTCAAGTCCTTCGCCTTCCTTAGCATTTGTTGGAACTACTGGAACCCCAAGAACTTTTTCCATTTTCTTTAAATCAAGATGAAGTCCCTTCTTTCTTGCGATGTCAATTTTATTCAAGGCAATGACGACTTTTTTGACCCCCATCTCAAAAATTTCCATGGTCAAAAAGAGGTTCCTCATGAGACAAGAAGCATCAACTATATCCACAACAACATCAGCATTTCCACTAAGAATGAAATTCCTTGCAATGAGCTCGTCTATGGAATTTGCAGTAAGGGAATACGTTCCCGGAAGGTCTACAACTAAAAACTCCTTATCGCGGTACTTCATTATACCCTCTTTCTTTTCAACCGTTACTCCGGGCCAGTTTCCCACATGTTGCCTAAGACCAGTTAAAGCATTGAATATCGTTGTTTTTCCAACATTTGGATTGCCAGCCAGTGCAATGACCTTTAAACCGTCTTTCTTTTTATCTGAGAGGTTTTCAACGCTGCAGCAAGATGTCATTGGAGTTCCCTCCTAACTATAATCTTCTCCGCAACTCCTCGCCCCAGAGCTATGCGGGTATTCCCAACTGCAATTATATACGGTCCCGGATTTCCTGGTTTGATCACAACAATCTTAGTTCCTGGGGCTATTCCCATTCCAAGGAGTCTGCTTCTAACCCCATGTCCTCCTAGGATGTCAACGATGATTCCCCTCTCACCTTCACGCATCTGAGTTAAGAGCACATACATGAGCATCACCGTTAGGTAAGCCTAATTCTATTTATAGAGGTACATAGATTGTCTTAAAAAGATTTGGTGAGTCTAAAACTCTAAAGAAGTTTGAATATCAAAAAGGAATAGTTCGAAAGTCTGCTCTTACAGAGCCCATTGGTGCATATAAACAATTTCAAAGGAGGGCAAGGGAAAGCCGAAATACACTCAAATAGTAAAAGAAATTGCAAAAAGACGAGTAAAGGCCCTTAGCCCTTGCTCTTTTGCTCCTTCCACTCTTCCAACAGTGTTGAAAGCAACCCCAAGGCCACTGGCCCAATTATTAATCCCTTTATCCCAAAGCCCATTATTCCGCCGAATATTCCTACCAGTGCCAGCGCCGGATTTATTCTTGCGCCTTCTGCAACAAGCTTTGGCCTAATTGTAATATCTGGCCCCGGAGAGATTAAAATTGCGCCATATAATGAGAGCATAATTCCAGCAAAAATGCTACCCTGAGTAAATAGATATATCGCCCCTGCTATCCATACTATCCACCCTCCAATGATGGGCAAAAGCTCCAGAACAACGCAGAGTATTCCTGCCGCAATTGCTCCGCTAAGGTTCGCTACTCCAAAGATGTAAAAGCCTACTGCTAGCAAAAAGCCCTTAAATACGCTCAGCATCAGCCAGGTTCTTAGGATGGCATTTAGAGTATACTTTGCTTTCTCTATTAACTCTATGCCCAGATCTTTCCTCTCTTCGGGAAGCAACGCATAGAGCTCTTTGGACAAATCTCTAGAGTGCACTAGTATTCCATAAAAAACCGCTATGAAGACAATGGCTTGGAGAAGGAGCTTGGGTATGGATAAAGTATAGTTGAGGATCTCCTCGCTTGTCTTTTCTGAAATTCTTTCAATTAAAATCGCGGCCGACTCACCTATATCGGGAGGAAGGTTTAAAGACAAAAACCAGCTAAGAGCTTCGTTTATATAAATTACCAACGACCTGGTCACATCTCTAAACCACAACACTATACTGAATATAAAGGCTATTAAAAGCAGGGTCATCAAAGCCGAGAGCAACATGGCAGACTTGTTGGTACTAAGCCTCTTTGCTAGCCGTTCATGGAGAGGATGAAATATGTATGCGACTGTTAGGGCAAAAATTATCGGTGTAATAAGGGGCTCCACAGTTTTCCACACGATGAAAAGAATTATAAGAGAAACAGCAATCCAGACAGCATGTTCCGTCTCCATAAAATCATCTCCCAATATACTTGATATACTTGAGGATTAACTCTCTGGCTTGGGGTTTGTTAAATACGAACAGTGTTTTTCTGGCTTCGTCGAGTAAGAAGTTCTTCCCAACGATTAAAAGCCCATCTTTCAGCTTGTATATTTCTGAGCTGGTGATGTCGATGAGATCTTTTATGTCTTCTGGAGCCTCTATCTCCTCTAATAAGCTCTTTGCCCTATTAATCAACGCCTGATTGACGAACTTGGGCTTACTTAGCCGAATTTCTTCTGGGGCAATCTCGCCGGGTTCCATGAAAATTCCCCAAAATTCCTTGGCACATTCAAAGGGGTATACGTATTCACTGCCGTATATAGGTTGATAAAGTTCGTAAATAATTGAGAGCAGGACTTTTCTCGCATCTCCTCCATAGTACTCAATTCTCAGGTTAAATTTTCCATCCTCAAAGCCGTTCTCAAACACCTCAAGGTGCTCCTCACACTGCATCGCCTCACCCCCGTATGTATGAGGAAACATAATTAGCAGGCATATAGAGTGAGGAGCTCTCATAAATTCCAAAATCTGTCCTTTCGGAGCTGTAAAGCACAACGTTTGCACTCTTAACGCCAATAAGGTCCTCAAGAACTTTTATGGCATAGTCGAGGTCACCGGTATCATCAACCAGAGTGCCCTTAACATCGCTTGCAAACCAGATCCTTCCATCTCCGTATTTCCTAGTTGTGTTTATATCGAGCTTTCTTCCCTCGCTGACCACCTGAAGGAAGTATTCAAAGTATGTATTTATCGTTCTCTTTATCATCTCCCTTTCTTCATCGGTAAGGTCTCTCCATTCTGCCCCCATGTCTTTGTATTTACCTGTTTTGAACACGTTTACCTTGACACCGTTCTGAGCATAGTTTTGCTCTAAGTCGTAGTGGACGTAAAGGACACCAATACTCCCAACCTGAGCAAGAGGGTCGGCAATTATCTTATCGGCGGCACATGCAAGGAAGTAACCACCTGAAGCGGCCATGCCTCCAGTATATGCAACTATCGGCTTTTCATACGATAGTTTTTTCAACTCTTTATAGATGGTTATAACCGGCCCCACATATCCGCCAGGGCTTTCAACCCACAAAACAACACCCTTAATGCTCTCGTTTTCCCTTATCTCTCTAATTTTAGAAATCACGTCTAGAGAAGTTGTTTCATCGATTGGACCCACAACAGGGAGTATCGCCAGAGTTACATTAGTTTCCTCACCTATGTTTGCCCGCATCTGGCTTTTGAGGTACTCAATTTCTTTCTGGAGTTCCTCTATTTTCGCTTGGAGTGCCAATGTAGCATTGCTCTCTACTTCCCTTACTGTTTCGTTGTAAACCACTGTAAAATTCTTCTCTTGGAGGACTCTTTGCAATTCACTATTTTGGGTATATAAGAGAACCCCAGCAACCGTTGCTAAGGCTAAGAGGAGCGTGAGAATAAAGCTGAGATACTTCCATATTTCTCTCTCCATCAGAATCACCTAACTGAAATAGCTTTGGAAACTTTTAAATTTGGTGTTTCCATAATCTCCAACAAAAGTAGAAAAGGTGTAAGGCATGGAGATAGGAGTAAGTATTTATCCACATTTTGTGAACAAAGGAAAAGGTTTGCCTTCCGTTTTAGCGGAACTGAAGATCAAGGATTATGATTTCGTCCAAATATTTCCCCATACCCTTGGGTTAATAAAAAACGGACAGGTAATAGAAAAGAACCTGCGCTCAATAGAAAACGCTCTTAAAGGCGTTGGGATAAAATACACAATCAGAATGCCTCGTTCGGTAAACTTGAGAGACAGCGTTTACTACAGCAGGCACTTTAAAGTTGCCAAAGCTGTAATAGATGTCGCAATAAAGCTCGGCTCAAAAATAGTGGTCATGCAAAGTGGCCGCACTGGAAGGCTCGATCTTGAGATAGAAGCCCTTCAACAGCTTGCAGACATGGCAGAG comes from Thermococcus aggregans and encodes:
- a CDS encoding FeoA family protein, encoding MYVLLTQMREGERGIIVDILGGHGVRSRLLGMGIAPGTKIVVIKPGNPGPYIIAVGNTRIALGRGVAEKIIVRRELQ
- a CDS encoding AI-2E family transporter, giving the protein METEHAVWIAVSLIILFIVWKTVEPLITPIIFALTVAYIFHPLHERLAKRLSTNKSAMLLSALMTLLLIAFIFSIVLWFRDVTRSLVIYINEALSWFLSLNLPPDIGESAAILIERISEKTSEEILNYTLSIPKLLLQAIVFIAVFYGILVHSRDLSKELYALLPEERKDLGIELIEKAKYTLNAILRTWLMLSVFKGFLLAVGFYIFGVANLSGAIAAGILCVVLELLPIIGGWIVWIAGAIYLFTQGSIFAGIMLSLYGAILISPGPDITIRPKLVAEGARINPALALVGIFGGIMGFGIKGLIIGPVALGLLSTLLEEWKEQKSKG
- a CDS encoding DUF4423 domain-containing protein, whose product is MGKLDDVLELIEGGVRTPKEIADRLNLPVEEVEGIIKILESLGYVEKIEMSSSCQSCPLKKICPGSCVVFKGSLYELKKKDKKGT
- a CDS encoding PH1570 family protein, coding for MQCEEHLEVFENGFEDGKFNLRIEYYGGDARKVLLSIIYELYQPIYGSEYVYPFECAKEFWGIFMEPGEIAPEEIRLSKPKFVNQALINRAKSLLEEIEAPEDIKDLIDITSSEIYKLKDGLLIVGKNFLLDEARKTLFVFNKPQARELILKYIKYIGR
- the feoB gene encoding ferrous iron transport protein B — protein: MTSCCSVENLSDKKKDGLKVIALAGNPNVGKTTIFNALTGLRQHVGNWPGVTVEKKEGIMKYRDKEFLVVDLPGTYSLTANSIDELIARNFILSGNADVVVDIVDASCLMRNLFLTMEIFEMGVKKVVIALNKIDIARKKGLHLDLKKMEKVLGVPVVPTNAKEGEGLEELKRIIANMAEGKIATNPVIPVYDEPIEREIEHISSLLRGTPLEEMYNIRWLAIKLLTRDQEVIKLVLKHLGPGKMDEILKHISELEVYYKRSLDIVIANQKYEFIDKLMHQFVIHSGEFKETLSDQIDRVLTHPVYGILGLMGVFYVLFKFVFTIGTPMQEFLDSAFASFGEFVAGFIGNETLRGLIVDGIIGGVGSVLSFFPLVFLLFIAMSILEDSGYMARAAVVMERIMRKFGLPGKSFIPMVLAFGCNVPAIMATRTLEDERDRILTMLINPLVPCSARMVVITFLAGAFFSDHKALVAVSIYTISLFLALLSALILGKFVIKGEESPFVIELPEYSLPSWKVAIVHSWERSKEFLRKAGTVILLGSVAIWYLSTYPEPIGSGMSYAEKLGKIFEPFTMLMGLDWKAAVSLIFGIIAKENVIATYGIIYGVGESEEALISLMQSAMTGLQAFVLALVTTLYIPCIATIGAIRAEGGTKWALVASVYNLLLASVVGILVYNIGLLLGF
- the sppA gene encoding signal peptide peptidase SppA, translating into MEREIWKYLSFILTLLLALATVAGVLLYTQNSELQRVLQEKNFTVVYNETVREVESNATLALQAKIEELQKEIEYLKSQMRANIGEETNVTLAILPVVGPIDETTSLDVISKIREIRENESIKGVVLWVESPGGYVGPVITIYKELKKLSYEKPIVAYTGGMAASGGYFLACAADKIIADPLAQVGSIGVLYVHYDLEQNYAQNGVKVNVFKTGKYKDMGAEWRDLTDEEREMIKRTINTYFEYFLQVVSEGRKLDINTTRKYGDGRIWFASDVKGTLVDDTGDLDYAIKVLEDLIGVKSANVVLYSSERTDFGIYESSSLYMPANYVSSYIRG